Within the Beduinella massiliensis genome, the region TGCAATGCCTGAATGAAGCGGCCATAAAGGGCTCTTTTTTTATCGCATCAGCGCCGCGAGCGCTTCCGGCAGCGGGGAGCTGATGTCGAGGCGCGCGCCCGTCAGGGGATGCAGGAGAGAGACGCGCGCGCTGTGCAGCGCAAACCTGCCGGGAAGGCGCGCGTCCTCGCGGCCGTAGAGAAAGTCACCCGCCACCGGGCAGCCGAGGGACGCCATGTGCACGCGGATCTGGTGCGTGCGGCCCGTCTGAAGCCGCAGGCGCAAAAGCGAGAAGTCCCCGTGCGCGTGAAGGAGCGCGTAGTGCGTCCGCGCGGGCTTTCCCTCCGCCGCGACGCAGCGGCGCACGGTCTCACCCGGCGCGCGCGCGATGGGCGCGTCCACCACGCCGCGCTCATGCGGGGGCCTGCCCACGACCACGGCGAGGTATTCGCGCACGAACGCGTCCGTATGCAGCCGTTCTGAAAGCAGCTTCTGCTCGTGCGCGCCGCGCGCACAGACGAGCAGGCCACTGGTGCCCTTGTCCAGACGGCTCACGGGCCGAAAGAGGAAGCCCGGCGGATCGCCGTAATAGGCGCGCACGCGGCTTTCTAGCGTCTCGCCGGACTGATGGACAGAGGGCAGCGTGGGCAGGGGCGCGGGCTTGTCCACGACGAGCAGGTGCGCGTCCTCGTAGCGCACGCAGAGGGCCTCCGGCAGGCGAACGGTCATGCCGGGGTCGTCCCCGGGCAGCAGCAGCGTCACGGTCTGCCCCGCGCGCACGCACCGCGCGACGTGCGCGGGCACGCCGTCGAGCAGGATGCCGTCCTGAAATTTCAGGCGGCGCATCGCTCCCTCCGACAGGCGGACGCGCGAGAGCAGCAGCCGCTTGAGCGTGCGCCCGTCGTCCGCCGCCTCCACGATGAACGTCAGCGGGCGCATGCGTCCATCGCCGCCTCGAGCGCCGCGCGGATGGCGGCCTCGTCCGCGCTTTGAAGCGAGCCCTGTACCAGGTCTCTGGGCCCGCCGCCGCGCCCGCCGAGCGCCGAGAGCAGCGCCTTGCCGATGGGACGAACGTCCGCCTCCGCCGCGCACAGCGCGAAGCGGCAGCCCTCGCCCTCCGGGGAGAAGGCGGCGGCGACGCGGGCGCGCCCGGCGAGCGCCGCCGCGCATCTGCGCACCTGCGCGGGGGCGAGTCCCTCCACAAACGCGGCGTGCAGGGGCGCGCCCGCAGGGACGTCCGCGGCCAAGCGCTCAAAGAGGCGGTCATAGACGCCGTTTAACTGCTCGCGCAGAGCGTCGCGCTCCGAAAGAAGGCGCCGGACGCCCTGCGCCGCCTCCTCGCTCTTCGTGCACAGCAGCGCGCCGATTTCGCGCACGCTCTCCTGTTTCTGGCAGGCATCCTGAAGCGCGCGGGCGCCGCAGAGGATGCTCACGCGCACGCCGCCCTTGTAGCGGATGCAGTCGATGACCTTGATGAGGCCGATTTCCCCCGTGCGGCGCACGTGCGTGCCGCAGCACGCGCAGATGTCGTAGCCCGGCACCTCCACGATGCGGACGGGCCCGTCGATCGGCTTCTTGCTGCGATAGGGCAGCTCTTGCAGCTTTTCTGCGGGCGGGTAGGTCGCGTGAACCGGGAGGTCCTTCCACACCGCCTCGTTTGCCTGCCGCTCGACGCTTCGCAGCTGCTCCGGTGTGAGCTCGCCGTTGAAGTCCAGCGTGACGGCGGCGGAGCCGATGTGAAAGCCTACGTTGTCGTACCCAAACATCCGGTGTACGATGCCCGAGACGATGTGCTCGCCGCTGTGCTGCTGCGTCAGGTCCATGCGGCGCACGCCGTCCACCTCGCCCGCGGCGCGGCTGCCCGGCGCAAGGGGCCTGTCCGTCTCGTGGAGGATGACGCCATCCTGCACGTGAACGTCCAAAACGGCCGCGTCGCCGAGCCTGCCGCGGTCGGCGGCCTGCCCGCCGCCCTCTGGGAAGAAGGAGGTGCGGTCGAGCACGACGCGATAGCGCTCACCGTGGGGGATGCAGGAGAGGACGGTAGCCTCGAACGCGAGCATCGTCACGTCCTGTTCGTACAGCTTTTCCGTCTGCATGGAAAATCGCCTCTTTCTGAACGTTATAGAAAAAGAAAAGCGCGCGGCGCAAACGCCCGTCGGGATATAGCTCCGGCGGGAGATCGCGCCGCGGCGCGCTTGGCTGCTTCAGGGCGCCGTTCCCTGGCTTGCGGTGACCTTCTTTCCGTCGGAAAGCACGGTCACGTCGCCGTCGTCCGTGACGTACACCCCGGCGCCGGCGGCCTTCAGGGCGCTTACGACCGGCGCCTCGGGCAGGCCGTCCTCCGTGCCCCGCTCGCAGGGGATGACGGCGATCTGCGGTGAAACCGCCTGAAAGAAGAGCGGGGAATTGTCCTCCGCGCGGCCGTGATGGGGTACCTTGAGCACGTCGGCCTGGAGCGCGGAGCCGGAGGCGAGCAGCTCGTTTAAAAGCGGCTTTTCCGCGTCCCCGGCGAACAGAAACTTCGTATCGCCGTAGGCGACCTGAAGAACCAGCGAACGGTCGTTTTCGTCCTCATAATCGGTGTAGCGCGGGCCCAGCACGCGCAGCGTCATGCCGCCGAGGGTGAACGCGTCGCCCGCCTTGAGCAGCACGGGGGTGAGGCCCAGCGCCTCAAGCGCTTCGTCGAACTGGTCGACCTGCTTGCTTTCGACCTTAAGGGGGCCTATGTAGACCTGTGAGGCGGGGATCTCCTCCAAAATGACGTCCGCGCCGCCCACGTGATCCTTGTGAGGGTGCGAGATGATCATCGCGTCAAGGCGCGTCACGCCCATCTCCCGCAGGCGCGAAAGCACGTACTTGCCCGCCTTCTGCGTGCCCGTGTCGATCAGGATGGTCTCGTCCCCCGCGCGAAGCAGCGCGCTGTCCGCCTTGCCGCAGTTAAAAAACGTCACCTCGAGCCGGGACGCTTCCTCGACCGGCGCGGGCATGGACGGCAGAACCTGCGCCTGCGCGCAGCCGCACAGCGGCAGCAGGCAGCACAGCGCGGCGAGGAGCAGATGCAAAGCCCTGTTCATGCGCATTCCTCCTTACCTGTCTTTACCTTATAACGATCGGGGAGGGGAAATGCCTGCAAGGTCAATACTTGAGCGCGCTGCGCAGCACCGTGAGCACGCAGCCCTTGAGCGCGCAAAGCCGCTCGCACGCGCCGAAGAGCGCCGGGGCCTGCGCCGTGCCGCGCCGCACCGCGCCCGGGGAGAGCACGCCGTCGTCGCCCGCGCGGAAAAGCAGCTGCTGCACCAGGCGGTTGACGTAGCGCATTACGCGCGCGGGACGCGGCCGGGGCCAGGCCCCGAGCTGGCTGAACAGCCGTTCCGCCTCCTCCTCGATGCGCCCCATGGAGCGCGAGCAGAGGGCGGCGTAGAGCGCTTCCTCGGCCGTGTGCAGGTAGGGGATGTCGGCGGAGGCCGAGGGCAGCAGGTCCTCGAAGAGCGTGATGGAGGTCTGATCCGGCGGCGTAAAGAAGCGGTACGTGAGCGCGCCGTGCGCCTGCTCGGCGGCGGGCGAGAGCTCCCTGGCGATGTCCTCCATCGCCCCGGAGACGCCGACGCTCATCGAGAGCCCCTCGCTGTAGCGCATGTGGGCGGCGGCGGCGTCCAGGCGGTCTCGCACCCATTCCGCCCCCCGCTCGCCCGCGGGGAACAGCAGCGCCCACAGGAGGCCGTGTGCTTCGTCCCTGGCGAGCAGCAGGCAATCGGCCGCTCCCAGATAGGAGGAGAACCACTCGCCCAGGTGTTCGGTATGCTGGGCGCGCTCGCCCGGCAGGCCCTCGCCCTGCGCGCAGAGCAGGAAGGACGGGCCCTGCGGCACGCCGCAGCACAGCTCCTCCAGCGCGGCCTCGGACTGACCGCCCGTGATCCACTCGGCAAAGGAGCGCTCCGCCTCCCGCTGCTCGGGCGAGGGCTCGGGGCGGGCGATCAGCGGCATGGCCGCGCCCGCCTCGCGCAGGGCGTGAATGCGCACGTCGATGTTTTGCAGCACGCGCGAAAGATCGGAAAGCTGCAGGGGCGCGAGGATGAAGTCCACCGCGCCCGCGCGCGTCGCCGCGCTGCGGACGATCTCGAAGTCGTCCACGCCGCAGATGACGACGGAGTTCACCTGCGGACATTGCAGGTGCAGGTCGTCCAGCAGGCGCAGGGTGCTGTGGCGCTGGGTGTCCAGCGTCGTGATGAGCACCTCGGGCCGCACGACGCGCACGAGCTGGGGGATGTCCTCCAGCGTGGCGACCTCGCGGATGTTCGCGTCCGGGCGGACTTCGCGCACCGACTGCACGACAATGCGGCGCTTATGCGGGTCCTTGATGGCAACAAGTATGGTCTGCATGCGCATCCTCGCTTTCGCAACGAAAATAAGCCGTTTCCTATTTTATTGATTGTACCGCAATGGGCGGCAAATTTCAAATAAAACGCGGAATTTGTCGAACAGTGCTCACGCCGGGGGCTCTGGGGCGGAGGCGACTAGGGATAGCGTCGGCCCTTCGGCGCCGGAGGACACGCGGTACAGGCTGTTTTCCCGCATTTCGCCTTCGAAGAGGGCACAGAGCTGCGCGCCTTCCAGGTCGAACGTCACGGCAAAGTCAAACCCCGCAAGCTCTTCGCGGATGACGGCGGCGTCTCGCGTCCATGCGGCCATCCAGTCCTCCCCGACGACGCGTACGTCGTAGTCGGGGGCGAGCTCATAGCGCAGGGCAATCGCGTTGCCCCCGCCGACGCACAGCACGCGATCCCCCGGCGCGGCGCTTGCTCGTACCAGCGAGGCCAGCTCGCCGGGCATATAGCGCTGCCAGTGCATGGGGGTGACGTTCGTGCGCGCGACGAGCGTTTCGTAGAGCAGGCGCGTGTTGCCGAAGACCGCCAGCAGGCAAAGGCAGCAGGCCAAGACGGCGCGGGGGGCCCTGCGCCCCGCCTGCGCGGCGCGCAGACAGAGCGCGCCGCCGGGCAGCGCCGTCATCAGCAGCGCGAGGGTCACGTAGCGCTCGAATTCGCTGAGCTTTTCGGCCTCGTAGGATTTGAAGATCAGCAGGTAGGAGAAGGCGATGAACGCGAGGTAGCCCGCCGTAAGCCCCCACAGCGCGCCCATCGCCCGGCGGGCGCGCGGCCTGTCTCCTGCGGGCAGGGCAGATACACCCAGGACGCAGAGCCCGCCGCTTGCGAGCAGCAGCGGCGCGGGCGGAACGGGCATGGCGTAGGTGCCGAAGATGCCCGCCTGGGTAAAGGAATGGGTGAAGAGCGCCCGAAGGAAGCGCAGCGGCGCGCCGGCGTTCGCGGCGGGTAGGGTGCCTGACAGCAGGGCGGAGAGGTTTTGCGCGATACCGGTGGAAAAGGCGCTGCCCACGCCCGTGGCCGCGCAGTAGAGCGCCCACGAGCCAAAGGCCAGCAGCAGCGTCAGCAGGCAGGGAAGCAGGCGTTCGCGGCGCGCTGCGAGCAGCGCGAGCAGGTAAAACGCGCCGAAGAGGAGGCCTGTGTTCTTGCAAAGCACGAGGAAGGCGAGCAGCACGCAGTCGCGCGGCGCGCAGGGGCGCTCACCCGGGCAGGCGAGCTCATAAAAGAGCAGCCCCGTCAGAAGGCCGATGGCGGGCTCTGAGAAGAGCCGCAGCGTCCACATCGGGAAGACCGCGTTCAGCAAGAGCAGGGGCAGAAGAAGCGAGGCTACGGCACGCAGGGGCTGCCGCCAGCGCGCGCCCTCGGCAAAGGGCAGGAGGAAGGAGACGAGCAACAGCTGGTAGCCAAAGAGCGCCACGCCCTCGCGCGCGCCAAGGAAGCGGCAGACGAGCCATTCGACGAGCGCGAGCGCGGGCGGGTAGTCGTACAGCACGTAGGGCGCGGCGGCGGGGTTGCCGAAGAGGCCGTCCGTCGCGTTCATCAGCTTGACGGCGAGCCCCCAATGGCTGAATTCGTCGAAGGAGATGAACACGCGGTTGACCGCGCCGTAATACAGCAGCGGGCAGAGCAGCAGGAAGAAGAGAAGGCCCGGCGTCAAAAATGCGCGAAGAGCGCCCCGCACGTCCCGCAGGGCATAGAACGCGGCCCCCGCCCAGCAGGCGAGGGAGCAGGACGCCAACGCATAAAACCCATAGGAGAGGGGAAGCGCGAGGCCTACGGCGTACAGAAAGAGCGCCTGCGCGCAGATCGCGGGGGCGAGGCTCTTCGAGGCGCTGATGCTTTGGCGCGCGGCGAGCAGGGCGCTGGGCCCCAGCAGCAGCGCAAGCAGCGCGAGCAGGGAAAGGGCGGTCATTGGAACCCCTCCGTCATGTGGATGTAATGGGGATATTGTACCATACGCGGCACGTCCCGTCCAATTTTCGCTTTGCGGCGTGAAGCGCGTGTGATACAATAAGAAGAAACGGCGCGGGCTTTGTACCGGCCGCATGAACGGCGAGGAGGCTTTTCCATGGCATTTTTACAGGTCGCGTTCTTTTCGGATGTGCTGGGCATGTGCATGAACATGAACGTCATACTGCCCCAGCGGTCCAGCCGGCAGATCGGCATGGCTTCCCGGGATACGGGCGGCAAGCTGCCCACGCTTTACCTGCTGCACGGGCTTTCGGACGACCACAGCATCTGGCACAGGCGCACCTCCATCGAGCGCTACGTGGCGGACATGAACCTGGCGGTCGTCATGCCCACGGTGCACCGCGGCTTTTACACCGACCAGAAGGACGGCTACGACTACTTTACCTTCGTCGCGGAGGAGCTGCCCGCGATCTGCGAGCGCTTCTTCCCCCTGTCCGCCCGGCGCGAGGATCGTTTCGCCGCGGGCCTCTCGATGGGCGGCTACGGCGCGATGAAGCTGGGCCTGCTGCTGCCCGAGCGCTACGCGGCGGTCGCCAGCCTTTCCGGCGCGCTGGACATGACGGCGGAGCGCCAGGACGATTCGCCGCTTCGCAGCGCGGAGCTCGCGCGCACGTTCGGCACGCCGGAGGAGCTGATCGACTCGGACAACGACCTGTTCGCGGCCGCCCAGCGGCTGATCGAATCGGACAGGCCGCGGCCTGAAATCTTCGTCGCCTGCGGCACGGAGGACTTCCTCATCGAAGAGAACCGCGCCTTTAAAAAGTACTTCGGGGACGAGCTGAACATCCATTACGAGGAGAGCCCGGGCGCGCACACCTGGGAATTCTGGGACGACAAGATTCAAAAGGTGCTGAAATGGCTGCCTCTGGAGGAGCGATGAAGAAAAAGGGAAAGCGCCTCCCCGCGTGGGAGCGCATGGTGCAAGAGGGGATGGTGGCGGACCGCGCCGAGGCCGAGCGCTGGATTCTCGCGGGCAAGGTGCACGCGGGCGCGGTGCCGGTGAGGAGCGCGGGCGAATTGGTGGAGCTTTTCAGGCCCCTTACCGTGCAGGGCCTCTTCGACCGCTACATCTCCAAGGGCGGCTACAAGCTGGAGGGGGCGATCCATGCCTTTTCGATGGATCTCACGGGCCGCGTCGCCATCGACGCGGGCGCGTGCACCGGCGGCTTTACGGACTGCCTGGTGCAAAGCGGCTGCGCGCGCGTCTACGCGGTGGACGTGGGCTTCGGCCAGCTGCACGGCAGCCTGCGGCAAAACCCCGCCGTCGTGAACCTGGAGCGCACCAACATTTCGGACGAGAAGCTGCTCTCGCTCGACCCCAGGCCCAATCTGGGCACGGTGGACCTCTCCTACCTGTCGCTGCGCAAGGGCATTCCCGCCTTTTCCGCGATTCTGCACGGGGAGGGCGAGCTGCTCTGCCTGGTGAAGCCGCTGTTTGAGATCGACGACCCCGCCGCCCGGCGGGAAGGGGTCATCGCGCCGGATGCTTACGCGCCGCTACTCGCGGCGCTGTGCGCGGACATCGAGCGGGAGCGCAGCGGTTTCGTCACCGGGATCACGCATTCGCCCGTCACGGGCAACGGCGGCACGGTCGAGTTCTTCCTGCGCGTGAACCTTTCGTGCGGCGACGCGGCGCTTCGGGGCGCGTCGCTCGCCGGAGCCATCGACGCGGCGGTCGCCACCGGGCTGTCGCTGGAACGCTTCCGTAAGGGCGAAAAGCCGCCGGAAACCCGCTAATTGTGCACATTGACAGAAATTTGACGAATTGGTTCCTTTGCCTTGAAAGGCGGCGCGGGTTGTGATATGCTGTTGCGCAGCGAAGCGGGCCTGTCCCCGTTCGCAAATTCGCAGCAAGGGAGAAAACAACATGATGAAGAAGTTGCTTTCCTGTATCCTGACGCTCGCGCTCGTGCTTTGCGGCACGGGGGTGATGGCCGAGGGCTTCACGGCCGGTACCTATACGGGCACGGCGCAGGGATTCGGCGGCGAGATCGCCGCGACCGTCACCCTGTCGGACAGCGAGATCACCGAAATCAGCATCACCGGAGACGGCGAGACCGCCGGCATCGGCAGCGAGGCGATCAAGAGCCTGCCGGGCAAGATGCTGGAGGCGCAGAGCCCGAACGTGGAAGCCATGTCGGGCGCGACCGTGACCTCCGCCGCCATCGTCGAGGCTGTCACCGCGGCGCTGAAGGAGGCGGGCGTGGATGCCGCCGCCCTCACGCCGAAGGCGCCGGAGACGGGCGATAGGACCGAGGAGACGATCGAGGCCGACGTCGTGATCGTGGGCGCAGGCGGCGCGGGCATGTCCGCGGCGATCACCGCCGCGAACGCGGGCAAGACCGTCGTCGTCGTGGAAAAGGCCGCTATCGCGGGCGGAAACACCACCCGTGCGACGGGCGGCATGAACGCGGCCGAGACCTCCGTGCAGAAGGCCGCGGGCGTGGAGGACTCCGTGGAGCTCTTCGTCGAGGACACGATGAAGGGCGGCAAGGAGATCAACGACAAGGCGCTCGTCACCACCCTGGCGGAGAACTCCGCCGCGGCCATCGACTGGCTCGATTCCATCGGCGCGCCCCTGCCGGATCTGACCATGCTGGGCGGCTCCTCCGCCAAGCGCGCGCACCGTCCCGAGGGCGGCG harbors:
- a CDS encoding RluA family pseudouridine synthase — translated: MRPLTFIVEAADDGRTLKRLLLSRVRLSEGAMRRLKFQDGILLDGVPAHVARCVRAGQTVTLLLPGDDPGMTVRLPEALCVRYEDAHLLVVDKPAPLPTLPSVHQSGETLESRVRAYYGDPPGFLFRPVSRLDKGTSGLLVCARGAHEQKLLSERLHTDAFVREYLAVVVGRPPHERGVVDAPIARAPGETVRRCVAAEGKPARTHYALLHAHGDFSLLRLRLQTGRTHQIRVHMASLGCPVAGDFLYGREDARLPGRFALHSARVSLLHPLTGARLDISSPLPEALAALMR
- a CDS encoding alanine--tRNA ligase-related protein, which encodes MQTEKLYEQDVTMLAFEATVLSCIPHGERYRVVLDRTSFFPEGGGQAADRGRLGDAAVLDVHVQDGVILHETDRPLAPGSRAAGEVDGVRRMDLTQQHSGEHIVSGIVHRMFGYDNVGFHIGSAAVTLDFNGELTPEQLRSVERQANEAVWKDLPVHATYPPAEKLQELPYRSKKPIDGPVRIVEVPGYDICACCGTHVRRTGEIGLIKVIDCIRYKGGVRVSILCGARALQDACQKQESVREIGALLCTKSEEAAQGVRRLLSERDALREQLNGVYDRLFERLAADVPAGAPLHAAFVEGLAPAQVRRCAAALAGRARVAAAFSPEGEGCRFALCAAEADVRPIGKALLSALGGRGGGPRDLVQGSLQSADEAAIRAALEAAMDACAR
- a CDS encoding MBL fold metallo-hydrolase, producing MNRALHLLLAALCCLLPLCGCAQAQVLPSMPAPVEEASRLEVTFFNCGKADSALLRAGDETILIDTGTQKAGKYVLSRLREMGVTRLDAMIISHPHKDHVGGADVILEEIPASQVYIGPLKVESKQVDQFDEALEALGLTPVLLKAGDAFTLGGMTLRVLGPRYTDYEDENDRSLVLQVAYGDTKFLFAGDAEKPLLNELLASGSALQADVLKVPHHGRAEDNSPLFFQAVSPQIAVIPCERGTEDGLPEAPVVSALKAAGAGVYVTDDGDVTVLSDGKKVTASQGTAP
- a CDS encoding alpha/beta hydrolase-fold protein, with protein sequence MAFLQVAFFSDVLGMCMNMNVILPQRSSRQIGMASRDTGGKLPTLYLLHGLSDDHSIWHRRTSIERYVADMNLAVVMPTVHRGFYTDQKDGYDYFTFVAEELPAICERFFPLSARREDRFAAGLSMGGYGAMKLGLLLPERYAAVASLSGALDMTAERQDDSPLRSAELARTFGTPEELIDSDNDLFAAAQRLIESDRPRPEIFVACGTEDFLIEENRAFKKYFGDELNIHYEESPGAHTWEFWDDKIQKVLKWLPLEER
- a CDS encoding TlyA family RNA methyltransferase, which codes for MKKKGKRLPAWERMVQEGMVADRAEAERWILAGKVHAGAVPVRSAGELVELFRPLTVQGLFDRYISKGGYKLEGAIHAFSMDLTGRVAIDAGACTGGFTDCLVQSGCARVYAVDVGFGQLHGSLRQNPAVVNLERTNISDEKLLSLDPRPNLGTVDLSYLSLRKGIPAFSAILHGEGELLCLVKPLFEIDDPAARREGVIAPDAYAPLLAALCADIERERSGFVTGITHSPVTGNGGTVEFFLRVNLSCGDAALRGASLAGAIDAAVATGLSLERFRKGEKPPETR